A window from Aquabacterium sp. NJ1 encodes these proteins:
- a CDS encoding ATP-dependent DNA helicase, with protein sequence MSDDMDLPTLFSASGPLARAFEGYRVRTEQIEMAQAIQEAIREASTVVLEAGTGVGKTAAYLVPALLEGGKVIVSTGTKALQDQLFHRDLPAVRDALAVPIKVALLKGRSNYLCWHHLERTNQDATLLGSKQEVRDLSLINRFIHLTPTGDKAECNQVPEHASIWSRVTSTRENCLGSECKHYTDCFVIKARREAQDADVVVVNHHLFFADLMLREEGVPELLPNAQTIVFDEAHQLPDTATLFFGDSISTAQLLDLLRDTLATGQSQARDAANWNDVLAPLDRCTRDLRLCFGLQMQRLSHAQLGADHPLHAAIGQLKEALMHVREVLDGQADRSPDLAQLHRRSDSLMQRLCAWGAPERANEPELCWVDVGTHGVQLHRTPISVADVFKRQRLGLGEVETALDEEPDEDDVEGALARNAELDELPWQDDDKQGETNPTTQAEAGSDADDEQEDLQALMAGAYDEPTASTRPASVPSHKADGDEPGAVPKPPRRAWIFTSATLAVRQDFSHFTHALGLEDAHCQSWSSPYDYGEQAMLYVPQQMPAPSDPGHTDAVVDAALPLIRANRGRAFVLCTSLRAVAKAAERLKKLFAESGDPFPVLQQGDAPRPTLLEDFRRAGNAVLVGSHSFWEGIDVKGDALTLVVIDKLPFAPPDDPVMAKRLELLAQQGGNPFMEHQVPQAIIALKQGAGRLIRSETDRGVLMICDTRLIDKHYGRRIWQSLPPMKRTRVENEVVAFLETL encoded by the coding sequence TTGAGTGACGACATGGACCTGCCCACGCTGTTTTCCGCATCAGGCCCGCTGGCGCGTGCCTTTGAAGGCTACCGCGTGCGGACCGAACAAATCGAGATGGCCCAGGCCATCCAGGAAGCCATACGCGAGGCCAGCACGGTGGTGCTGGAAGCGGGCACCGGGGTGGGCAAAACCGCAGCCTATCTTGTGCCGGCGCTGCTGGAAGGCGGCAAGGTCATCGTGTCGACCGGCACCAAGGCCTTGCAGGACCAACTCTTTCACCGCGATCTGCCCGCCGTGCGCGACGCGCTGGCCGTGCCCATCAAGGTGGCCCTGCTCAAGGGCCGCAGCAACTACCTGTGCTGGCACCATCTGGAGCGCACCAACCAGGATGCCACGCTGCTGGGCAGCAAGCAGGAGGTGCGCGACCTCAGCCTCATCAACCGCTTCATCCACCTCACGCCCACAGGCGACAAGGCCGAGTGCAACCAGGTGCCCGAGCACGCCTCGATCTGGTCGCGCGTCACCTCCACGCGCGAGAACTGCCTGGGCAGCGAGTGCAAGCACTACACCGATTGCTTCGTCATCAAGGCCCGGCGTGAAGCGCAGGACGCCGATGTGGTCGTGGTCAACCACCACCTGTTCTTTGCCGACCTGATGCTGCGCGAAGAAGGCGTACCCGAGCTGCTGCCCAATGCGCAGACCATTGTGTTCGACGAAGCGCACCAGCTGCCTGACACGGCCACGCTGTTCTTTGGTGATTCGATTTCGACTGCGCAACTGCTGGACCTGCTGCGCGACACGCTGGCCACAGGTCAATCACAAGCGCGTGACGCGGCCAACTGGAACGACGTGCTGGCCCCGCTGGACCGTTGTACGCGTGACCTGCGTCTGTGCTTCGGGCTGCAGATGCAGCGCCTGTCGCACGCACAGCTGGGCGCTGACCACCCTTTGCATGCGGCCATCGGTCAATTGAAAGAAGCCTTGATGCATGTGCGTGAGGTGCTGGACGGCCAGGCGGACCGCAGCCCTGACCTGGCCCAATTGCACCGCCGCAGCGATTCCCTGATGCAGCGCCTGTGCGCATGGGGTGCACCCGAGCGCGCCAACGAGCCCGAGCTGTGCTGGGTGGACGTCGGCACGCACGGCGTACAACTGCACCGCACGCCCATCTCGGTGGCCGACGTCTTCAAGCGTCAACGCCTGGGTTTAGGTGAAGTCGAGACAGCGCTGGACGAAGAGCCAGACGAAGACGACGTCGAAGGTGCCCTGGCGCGCAACGCCGAGCTGGATGAGTTGCCCTGGCAGGATGACGACAAGCAGGGCGAGACCAATCCCACAACTCAGGCCGAAGCGGGCAGCGACGCGGACGACGAACAAGAGGATTTGCAGGCCTTGATGGCCGGCGCATACGATGAACCGACCGCCAGCACCAGGCCTGCATCGGTGCCCAGCCACAAGGCCGATGGTGATGAGCCTGGCGCCGTGCCCAAGCCACCGCGCCGAGCCTGGATCTTCACCTCGGCCACACTGGCCGTGCGGCAGGACTTCAGCCACTTCACGCACGCCCTCGGCCTGGAGGACGCACATTGCCAGTCCTGGTCCAGCCCATATGACTACGGCGAGCAAGCCATGTTGTATGTGCCCCAGCAGATGCCCGCGCCGTCAGACCCGGGCCATACCGATGCGGTGGTGGATGCCGCCCTGCCCTTGATCCGCGCCAACCGAGGGCGAGCCTTCGTGCTGTGCACCAGCTTGCGCGCCGTGGCCAAGGCGGCCGAGCGCCTCAAGAAGCTGTTTGCCGAATCGGGTGACCCGTTCCCGGTGCTGCAACAAGGTGATGCACCCCGGCCCACGCTGCTGGAAGACTTCCGCCGCGCAGGCAATGCGGTGCTGGTAGGCAGCCACAGCTTCTGGGAAGGCATCGACGTCAAAGGCGATGCGCTCACGCTGGTCGTGATCGACAAACTGCCCTTTGCCCCGCCCGATGACCCGGTGATGGCCAAACGCCTGGAGTTGCTGGCTCAGCAAGGCGGCAACCCCTTCATGGAACACCAGGTGCCTCAGGCCATCATCGCCTTGAAACAAGGCGCCGGCAGACTGATCCGCAGCGAGACCGACCGGGGTGTGCTGATGATCTGTGACACGCGCCTGATCGACAAGCACTATGGCCGTCGGATATGGCAGAGCCTGCCCCCGATGAAACGCACCCGCGTGGAAAATGAAGTGGTCGCTTTCCTGGAGACGCTATGA
- the panC gene encoding pantoate--beta-alanine ligase, with the protein MKIIHTVAGLRAELAAHPAAPAFVPTMGNLHDGHLALIKQAREIVAGSGSPVVASIFVNRLQFGPNEDFDTYPRTLERDAELLAQAGCDVLFAPSEAELYPQPQGYKVVPPTELADILEGAFRPGFFTGVCTVVHKLFNLVQPRVAVFGKKDYQQLMVIRNMVIQMGLPIDIRGGETLRADDGLALSSRNGYLSADERAEAVQLSVVLRSVKDKVAAARASSALTQASIATMEAQAQAALDARGWKTDYIMVRRQRDLLPATDAELAQGEPLVGVAASRLGKTRLIDNLEF; encoded by the coding sequence ATGAAGATCATCCACACCGTGGCCGGCTTGCGTGCCGAGCTGGCCGCTCACCCAGCCGCGCCCGCTTTCGTGCCCACCATGGGCAATCTGCACGATGGCCACCTGGCCTTGATCAAGCAAGCCCGCGAGATCGTGGCCGGCAGCGGCAGCCCGGTGGTGGCCAGCATCTTCGTCAACCGCCTGCAGTTCGGGCCCAACGAAGACTTCGATACCTACCCGCGCACACTGGAGCGCGATGCCGAGTTGCTGGCCCAGGCCGGATGCGATGTGCTGTTCGCACCTTCCGAAGCGGAGCTCTATCCGCAGCCGCAAGGCTACAAGGTGGTGCCGCCCACCGAGCTGGCCGATATCCTGGAAGGGGCCTTCCGTCCCGGCTTCTTTACAGGCGTCTGCACCGTCGTGCACAAGCTGTTCAACCTGGTTCAGCCGCGCGTGGCCGTGTTCGGCAAGAAGGACTACCAGCAGCTCATGGTCATCCGCAACATGGTGATCCAGATGGGGCTGCCCATCGACATCCGTGGTGGTGAGACCTTGCGTGCCGATGATGGCCTGGCCTTGTCCTCGCGCAATGGTTACCTCAGCGCCGACGAGCGGGCGGAAGCGGTGCAGCTCAGCGTTGTGCTGCGTTCGGTCAAGGACAAGGTGGCGGCGGCGCGTGCGAGTTCAGCCCTGACCCAGGCCAGCATCGCCACGATGGAAGCCCAAGCCCAGGCCGCACTCGATGCCCGCGGCTGGAAGACCGACTACATCATGGTGCGTCGCCAGCGTGACTTGCTGCCTGCCACCGACGCCGAACTGGCGCAAGGCGAGCCCCTGGTTGGCGTGGCGGCCTCCCGCCTGGGCAAGACGCGCCTGATCGACAACCTGGAGTTCTGA
- a CDS encoding glutamine amidotransferase yields the protein MSRTCLALQHLSFEDLGSIEPVLRTMGFTIQYRQAGVDDLHSAQAQAEWRDADLVVVLGGPIGVYEADRYPFIHDEIARIQERLSSGKPLIGICLGAQMIAAASGQRVYPGPAKEIGYKPLRLTTEGQNSPLAALAACAYEVLHWHGDTFDLPPGAELLASTDLVTNQVFSIGPRVLGLQCHLEAQPRDLERWLIGHTAELTAAGIDLAQLRADNQRIGDQLVSAAQQVWLNWLMGALPL from the coding sequence ATGAGCCGCACCTGTCTGGCCCTGCAACACCTCAGCTTTGAAGACCTGGGTTCGATCGAGCCCGTGCTGCGCACGATGGGCTTCACCATCCAGTACCGCCAGGCTGGTGTGGATGACCTGCACAGCGCACAGGCCCAGGCCGAATGGCGCGACGCCGACCTGGTGGTGGTGCTGGGCGGGCCCATCGGCGTGTACGAAGCCGATCGCTACCCCTTCATCCACGATGAAATCGCGCGCATCCAGGAGCGGCTGAGCAGTGGCAAGCCCTTGATCGGCATCTGCCTGGGTGCGCAAATGATTGCTGCGGCCAGCGGGCAACGCGTCTACCCCGGCCCGGCCAAGGAGATCGGCTACAAGCCTTTGCGTTTGACCACAGAGGGTCAGAACTCACCGTTGGCTGCCTTGGCTGCTTGTGCTTATGAGGTGCTGCACTGGCACGGCGACACCTTTGATCTGCCGCCCGGCGCCGAGTTGTTAGCCTCGACGGACCTGGTCACCAACCAGGTCTTCAGCATCGGCCCCAGGGTGCTGGGCCTGCAGTGCCACCTGGAAGCCCAGCCACGTGATCTGGAACGCTGGCTGATCGGCCACACCGCCGAGTTGACGGCAGCCGGCATCGACCTGGCACAGCTGCGTGCAGACAATCAACGCATCGGTGATCAGCTGGTCAGCGCGGCCCAGCAGGTGTGGCTGAACTGGTTGATGGGCGCGCTGCCCTTGTGA